Within the Thiohalobacter sp. IOR34 genome, the region GACACCCAGATGCCGCAGCAGCCGGAGTGGGAACCCAGCAGGTAGGGCTCGGTCGGCATCAGCTCGGAGTTCTTCTTCTCCGGCTCGATGTTCTCACCGACCCAGATGCCGCACTGGCCGACGCACATGTCGAGGAAGTCTTCCCAGGCCTCGGCCTCGAGGTGCTTGACCTCGCGGGGGCTCAGGGTCTCGCGCAGGTTGGCCAGGGCGGTGACCGTATCCATCCAGATCGGGCCGCGGCCTTCGCGCATTTCCTTCAGCATCAGGTGGTTACGCAGGCAGGAGGCGGGGACGGCAGCCTGACCGTAAGGCGGATAGTCGTCCAGCATGTCCTTGTTGCGCTCCATGTAGACCTCGCCGGTGGCGTTGGTGGCCTTGGACTTGAAGAGCAGGAACCAGGCACCCACCGGACCGTAGCCGTCCTTGAAGCGGGTCGGCACGAAGCGGTTTTCCATCATGGTCAGCTCGGCGCCGGCCTCGGCAGCCATGGCGTAGGTGGAACCGGCGTTCCAGACCGGGTACCAGGCACGGCCCTGGCCTTCACCGACCGAACGCGGACGGAAGATGTTCACGCAGCCACCGGCGGCCAGCAGGCAGGCCTTGAACTTGTAGACGTAGACCTTGTGCTCGCGGACGGAGAAGCCGACGGCACCGGCGACGCGGTTGCTGTCGTTCTTGTCGTTGACCAGCTTGACGATGAACACACGCTCCTGGATGTTGTCCATGCCCATGGCCTTCTTGGCGGCCTCGGCAACGATCCACTTGTAGGACTCACCGTTGATCATGATCTGCCACTTACCGGAGCGGACCGGCTTGCCGCCGTCCTTCAGCGAAGGCAGACCCTCGGCGCCGTTGTGACGCTCACCGTTCTCGTCGGTCTTCCAGATCGGCAGACCCCACTCCTCGAACAGGTGCACGGACTCGTCGACGTGGCGGCCCAGGTCGTAGGCCAGGTCGTCACGGGTGATGCCCATCAGGTCGTTGGAGACCATGCGCGCGTAGTCGGCCGGATCCTGCTCGGAACCGATGTAGGTGTTGATGGCGGACAGACCCTGGGCCACGGCGCCGGAACGGTCCATGGCGGCCTTGTCGACCAGCTTGATTTTAAGGTCGGTACCCTCTGCCCAGCGCATGATTTCGAACGCGGCGCCGCAGCAGGCCATACCACCACCGATCAGGAGGATGTCGACTTCTTCTTCGACGACCTCAGGATTACCAAATTCTCCTGCCATTTCTTACAGTCCTCTTCAGAAATTCCAGATAATTAGGGTGTTGGGTTCAGAGACGGATCAGCTCGCTGCGATCGCCAGCACGGAAACCGTTTTCTTCGTTGAAGAAGCCGATCTCCTCGATCTTGCTCATGTCGGCAGCCGGCTTGCCCGCGTACGGATCGATGGAACCTTCCGGGGTGGTGCGGATCGGGAACTTGAAGCGCTTCAGCGTACCGTTGCGGAACTTGATGGTCCACATGATGGAGTCGGAACCACGCAGCGGCTGCACGGAACCGCCCAGCGGCACGATGTCGGCGTAGTGACGTGCCTCGATGGCCTGCTGCGGGCAGATCTTGACGCAGGAATAGCACTCCCAGCACTGATCGGGTTCCTGGTTGAAGGCCCTCATGGCATGACCGGTCTCGGAGCCGTCCTTGTCCAGCTTCATCAGGTCATGCGGGCAGATATACATGCAGGCCGTCTTGTCCTGACCCTTGCAACCATCGCACTTTTCGGTACGCACATATGTTGGCATGGTTTCTCTCCGTTCTACTTTAATGTCAACTTTCGGTTTGGTATCCCGCCGCCAGTGCAGCGACGGCCTTTGGAATTGGATCCCGCGGAACCCGGTGTCATCCGTAACGCCAAACGCGGCTGGCTACTCTGCCTCAGCGCCCGGCGCCCTACCTTGTCCTAGATCAAGTTCCGTGGTCTCAGATCCCTAAAAATCTTCGGATTCGTCGGCGTCTGGCGCACCGTCCGCAGGAAACCTGCCCAGCTGTGACGCACCACCAGCATTCCCGACTTTCTGCGGGGTGACTACCATATAGATTTACCGGCGGATTTCCAAACAGTTTTATCTTTAGCAATCATAAACAGGCCTTATTGATTTGCCCTGGCAAGGCGTTCAGACTAACCCGCATATTGCACGAAG harbors:
- the aprB gene encoding adenylyl-sulfate reductase subunit beta; amino-acid sequence: MPTYVRTEKCDGCKGQDKTACMYICPHDLMKLDKDGSETGHAMRAFNQEPDQCWECYSCVKICPQQAIEARHYADIVPLGGSVQPLRGSDSIMWTIKFRNGTLKRFKFPIRTTPEGSIDPYAGKPAADMSKIEEIGFFNEENGFRAGDRSELIRL
- the aprA gene encoding adenylyl-sulfate reductase subunit alpha, with amino-acid sequence MAGEFGNPEVVEEEVDILLIGGGMACCGAAFEIMRWAEGTDLKIKLVDKAAMDRSGAVAQGLSAINTYIGSEQDPADYARMVSNDLMGITRDDLAYDLGRHVDESVHLFEEWGLPIWKTDENGERHNGAEGLPSLKDGGKPVRSGKWQIMINGESYKWIVAEAAKKAMGMDNIQERVFIVKLVNDKNDSNRVAGAVGFSVREHKVYVYKFKACLLAAGGCVNIFRPRSVGEGQGRAWYPVWNAGSTYAMAAEAGAELTMMENRFVPTRFKDGYGPVGAWFLLFKSKATNATGEVYMERNKDMLDDYPPYGQAAVPASCLRNHLMLKEMREGRGPIWMDTVTALANLRETLSPREVKHLEAEAWEDFLDMCVGQCGIWVGENIEPEKKNSELMPTEPYLLGSHSGCCGIWVSGPTDVGAPTDEALGEGIPEHLPKGWNWGYRSMTTVKGLFTAGDGVGASGHKFSSGSHAEGRMAAKAMVKFCLDNKDWTPELDTPVDQLVEEIYKPVRNFLEHKDYTTAIDVNPNYITPRMLQFRLQKIMDEYVAGVATYYTTNEHMLEVAEQKLEMLKEDAEKMRAKDLHELLRAWENYHRILTAEAHMKHIQFREESRYPGFYYRMDKNFVDEENWKCFVNSIYDKNAKKWTVFKRAHVDLVDKSKLFK